A stretch of DNA from Gymnodinialimonas sp. 57CJ19:
TCCTGGCGGAATTCGTCCGTCCGTTTCAGTCCCATAGTCAGTCTCCTTTGTTGCAGTAAATGCTGTCAAAGGAGCGGCATCAAACCGCGACAGGTCCATCATTTATACGGTCTCGGTTGTGGCACACTGATAAATGGCCGAAACGGAAGACGGCACCCACACTTGCTGAGTGGGTGATTGCTACAGTTGACAGAGAACAGACGCTTCAAGAGGTCGAGGACGATCACACAGCAGATGAAGATGCTCGGCTCTACTGAAGTTCCAGACTGCAGTCATTCGAGCACATCGCAGCATCGCTTACTTTGGGCTCAAACCGGGCTCTGGCAGCGCACTCAAACAAGGTCAGGAGTGAGAGATGTAGCGGGCGTCCGCGCTGCAGGACAAAGCTGGCTTTCGCTGCGGGTGCTCTAAGGTCAGGTTGTCGTGTCATCCAACTTCATTGGTATTCTCGAAGGCGTTCCAAAGTAGCTTTCGCCTCGTTCACAATGTCACGGACAATATCGCCGGCGCTTTGAACTTCCCTTACCAGAGATACTCCTTGCCCTGCCCACATCGAGACAGCCTCAACATTCCCTGTGAGGTCGGACGAAGGTGACTTACTTTGATACCTTAAGACATCAGCACCTGCACCAGTGGTGGCGATAACATCTCCTTCTCCAGGTCTTTCACCAAGTGGTAGGCCACCTGCCTCTTCCCACATTCGGGATGTGCTGTTTTTCAAAGCTCTATGCGGAGCACTAGGCCATCCAAGATCAAATAAGTCATCAAAATGGGCCGTGTCGTTCTCCGAAGCGGCTAACAGATGGGACAGGTAATCGGGATGAACATCTGCCTCAGCTGCTGCAAGGAATCTGGTTCCGACCCACGCGGCGGATGCACCCAGCGCAAGAGCTGCCGCCAATCCTCGCCCGTCTGCAATTCCGCCTGCTGCCACGACCGGAACATCACCAACTGCATCGACGATGGCTGGGATAAGGGCCATGCTGCCAACATTGCCCCGCACATGTCCGCCAGCTTCCCAGCCCTGAGCGCAAATCGCGTCTGCCCCAAGATCGACAGCGGCCTTTGCATCTGCAGCGTCGCCCGCGCTGTAAATGACTTTGGCACCGCCCGATTGGGCATGCGCCAAGAATTCTCCAGGTGGTTGCCAGAACAATGAAATAATCTCGACGCCTTCTTCGAGACATGCGTCGAGATGTTCCATGCTCGGGAATTCCATGTTCAGGTTCACACC
This window harbors:
- a CDS encoding nitronate monooxygenase, which gives rise to MKACFCKSFRIEHPVILAPMAGVVPDPLVAAVSNAGGLGIAPLWHVSVCDLRKSVRSIQQMTGKPFGVNLNMEFPSMEHLDACLEEGVEIISLFWQPPGEFLAHAQSGGAKVIYSAGDAADAKAAVDLGADAICAQGWEAGGHVRGNVGSMALIPAIVDAVGDVPVVAAGGIADGRGLAAALALGASAAWVGTRFLAAAEADVHPDYLSHLLAASENDTAHFDDLFDLGWPSAPHRALKNSTSRMWEEAGGLPLGERPGEGDVIATTGAGADVLRYQSKSPSSDLTGNVEAVSMWAGQGVSLVREVQSAGDIVRDIVNEAKATLERLREYQ